The following coding sequences lie in one Loxodonta africana isolate mLoxAfr1 chromosome X, mLoxAfr1.hap2, whole genome shotgun sequence genomic window:
- the LOC135228953 gene encoding zinc finger protein 449-like, whose product MAVALGCAIQASLNQGSTLKEYDTECEVFRQRFRQFQYQQAAGPREAFNSLWELCSQWLKPTIHSKEEILELLVLEQFLTILPSEIETWEATVAEEQIPQAGPQYPRDGDDRECQPFSEPAAQVNEMHDKLKLENPWPRRYRFLFLLLGFDIGSENEENISQQKKLENAHPFNFTFEGNALHARVLPEKYKQLENKQENLPYLSELVGDQNHPLGEKPSGSNLEEHLIPKPNKKKSPRGKPHQCSHCGKRFPQKSQLTGHQIIHSGTEPYHCPECGKSVLRRSDFYRHQRLHIGKRPHECSICKKQFTRRSHLIDHHRIHLEGETYKCLECRKSFHHPSSLKRHLKTHTGEKPHRCDTCGKSFIRPAALTLHQTTHSGERPFKCNYCEKTFRRKPNLVIHLRIHTGEKPYKCSYCSQSFRQRTGLIMHQITHLTELLRETGSTEVNINS is encoded by the exons ATGGCTGTGGCCCTGGGCTGTGCAATCCAGGCCTCCTTGAATCAGGGCTCCACGCTTAAAGAGTACGATACTGAGTGTGAAGTCTTCCGTCAGCGCTTCAGGCAGTTCCAATACCAACAGGCAGCCGGGCCTCGTGAAGCTTTCAACAGCCTCTGGGAGCTTTGCTCTCAGTGGTTGAAGCCAACGATCCATTCTAAGGAAGAAATCCTGGAGCTGCTAGTGTTGGAGCAATTCCTGACTATTCTGCCCTCAGAGATAGAGACCTGG GAGGCCACCGTGGCAGAGGAGCAGATCCCACAGGCAGGGCCACAGTACCCGAGGGATGGTGATGATAGGGAATGCCAGCCCTTTTCCGAGCCAG CTGCCCAGGTGAATGAGATGCATGATAAGTTAAAGCTTGAGAACCCCTGGCCCAGGCGCTACAGG tttctatttcttctcttAGGTTTTGATATTGGTAgcgaaaatgaagaaaatatttcccAACAGAAGAAACTGGAGAATGCGCAtccatttaattttacttttgagGGTAATGCTCTCCATGCTCGAGTTTTACCAGAGAAgtataaacaattagaaaataaacAGGAAAACCTCCCGTATTTATCAGAGCTTGTAGGTGATCAGAACCACCCTCTAGGAGAAAAACCCTCAGGTTCCAACCTGGAAGAACATCTTATTCctaaaccaaataagaaaaagAGTCCACGAGGGAAACCTCACCAATGTTCTCATTGTGGTAAACGTTTTCCTCAGAAGTCACAACTTACTGGGCACCAGATTATTCATTCAGGAACAGAGCCTTATCATTGCCCTGAATGTGGGAAAAGTGTCCTTCGTAGGTCAGACTTTTACAGACACCAACGACTTCACATAGGGAAGAGGCCCCATGAATGCAGCATATGTAAAAAGCAATTCACTCGGCGGTCACACCTTATAGACCACCACAGAATTCATCTTGAAGGAGAAACCTATAAATGCCTTGAGTGTAGGAAAAGCTTTCACCATCCATCAAGTTTGAAAAGACACCTGAAAACTCATACAGGTGAAAAACCTCATAGATGTGATACTTGTGGGAAAAGTTTTATTCGACCGGCAGCTCTTACTTTGCACCAGacaactcacagtggagagagacctTTTAAGTGTAATTACTGTGAGAAAACATTTAGACGGAAACCAAACCTTGTTATTCATTTAAGAATTCATACAGGGGAGAAGCCATACAAGTGTAGTTATTGTTCTCAAAGCTTCAGACAGAGAACAGGCCTTATTATGCACCAAATCACTCACTTGACAGAATTGTTGAGGGAAACAGGTTCTACAGAAGTTAACATTAATTCATAA